A stretch of Desulfitobacterium dichloroeliminans LMG P-21439 DNA encodes these proteins:
- a CDS encoding NHLP bacteriocin system secretion protein has protein sequence MKKGLFREVSLTRLSSPEQLDQRIQVTSPKAWLALVAIGLILISGVAWGLLGSIPTKVQGQGILLNNGGVFSLQHHVTGQISDIRVKVGQEVRQGDVIARIEQPELVAQINELLSRQDAVENNGQGEDPANAKIEEQIQQLRSELVYQTQVVSEIDGRILELNISKGSIIKPGDTLATLEQYGDTVKLEAVVYVPAEQGGLLRPGMECQISPTTVNKEEYGYLIGRVNAVAEYPATAQSMLQTLGNENLVDLLAGQGAPLLVKIDLIPDNATESGYRWSSPLGPPMSFQSGTIISSEIITLREKPIQKVIPF, from the coding sequence ATGAAGAAAGGATTATTTCGTGAAGTTTCTTTGACGAGACTGTCCTCTCCGGAGCAGCTTGATCAACGGATTCAGGTGACTTCACCTAAGGCCTGGCTAGCCCTAGTGGCAATAGGGCTGATTCTAATAAGTGGGGTCGCTTGGGGACTATTAGGGAGCATTCCCACGAAGGTTCAGGGACAAGGGATTCTTCTGAATAATGGCGGGGTGTTTTCTCTGCAGCATCACGTTACCGGTCAGATCAGTGATATTCGCGTGAAGGTGGGGCAAGAGGTAAGGCAAGGGGATGTCATCGCAAGAATTGAGCAACCGGAGTTAGTCGCTCAAATCAATGAACTATTAAGCAGACAAGACGCCGTGGAAAACAATGGACAAGGAGAAGATCCGGCTAATGCCAAAATCGAGGAACAGATACAGCAGCTCCGCAGTGAATTAGTCTACCAAACTCAAGTTGTGTCAGAAATTGATGGCCGCATATTAGAGTTGAATATTAGCAAAGGAAGTATCATCAAACCGGGTGATACACTGGCGACCCTTGAGCAGTATGGTGATACAGTCAAGCTGGAAGCGGTAGTTTATGTTCCAGCCGAACAAGGTGGTCTGCTCCGTCCCGGCATGGAATGCCAAATCTCCCCGACCACAGTCAACAAAGAAGAGTATGGTTACTTGATAGGGCGGGTGAATGCTGTAGCGGAGTATCCGGCGACCGCGCAAAGTATGTTGCAAACTTTGGGCAATGAAAATTTGGTCGACTTACTAGCAGGGCAAGGTGCTCCCTTATTAGTTAAGATCGACTTGATTCCTGACAATGCAACAGAAAGTGGCTATCGCTGGTCATCTCCCCTAGGACCCCCCATGTCTTTTCAGAGTGGGACCATCATTAGCTCGGAGATTATCACCCTGCGGGAGAAGCCCATTCAGAAAGTCATACCCTTTTAA
- a CDS encoding ABC transporter substrate-binding protein — MIKKSIVIMLFLGLSLWPLGCTQVNPSEEILIGVAWPFASPDDLFEEGLDLAVQEINDQGGIQGRKLSLLKADDEAELEKGLATAQSFADHKGMQAVIGHRNSFISIPASSIYDQAGLAMVSPASTSPELTQHEYTHVFRNIPSDAEIARQLAIYLAEQGHERMVIYYTDDSYGNGLANAFEDYAGAQGITIVDRFNYYSNLEDLERLHDKWQAFGFDGIFIAKIAAEGGAQFLMDARAVNIEEPLAAGNSWDSLSLTGATGAAAEGLLVGSFFNPQRPSSETQDFIEAFRQKYQQPPTSYAATGYDAVNLLAAALEKSDLANPTTVAQGLRDLGAWEGVIGVHRFDEQGDDIGDLIVLKKVKDGRFEYLKQ, encoded by the coding sequence ATGATTAAAAAATCAATAGTTATTATGCTCTTTTTAGGGCTCAGCCTATGGCCTCTGGGATGTACCCAGGTCAACCCAAGTGAAGAAATCCTCATTGGTGTTGCCTGGCCCTTTGCCTCCCCAGATGATTTATTTGAAGAAGGCCTTGATCTGGCCGTTCAAGAGATTAACGATCAGGGCGGTATACAAGGTCGCAAGCTGAGCCTGCTTAAAGCTGATGACGAGGCAGAGCTGGAGAAGGGATTGGCCACCGCTCAGTCCTTCGCGGACCATAAAGGGATGCAGGCTGTCATCGGTCATCGCAATTCCTTTATCTCGATACCGGCATCCTCTATTTATGATCAGGCCGGATTGGCGATGGTATCTCCGGCTTCGACTTCACCGGAACTCACTCAGCATGAGTACACCCATGTCTTTCGCAATATTCCCTCCGATGCAGAGATCGCTCGGCAATTGGCGATTTACCTTGCGGAACAAGGCCATGAGCGGATGGTTATCTATTATACCGATGACTCGTACGGCAATGGTTTGGCCAATGCTTTTGAAGACTATGCCGGTGCCCAGGGAATAACAATCGTGGATCGTTTTAATTACTATAGCAATCTAGAGGATTTAGAACGTTTGCATGATAAATGGCAGGCTTTTGGTTTTGATGGAATTTTTATTGCCAAGATTGCGGCGGAAGGTGGGGCTCAATTTTTGATGGATGCCAGAGCGGTAAACATTGAGGAGCCCTTAGCTGCCGGAAATTCATGGGACTCACTTTCCCTGACCGGGGCTACCGGGGCTGCTGCAGAAGGGCTGCTGGTAGGTTCCTTCTTTAATCCCCAGCGTCCCAGTTCCGAGACCCAAGACTTTATCGAAGCTTTCCGACAGAAATATCAGCAACCACCTACCTCTTATGCAGCTACAGGGTATGATGCGGTCAACTTGCTGGCAGCTGCCTTGGAAAAATCTGATTTGGCTAATCCTACTACAGTTGCCCAAGGATTAAGGGACTTGGGAGCATGGGAGGGAGTGATAGGGGTGCACCGGTTCGATGAGCAGGGTGATGACATCGGCGACCTGATAGTGTTGAAGAAGGTCAAGGACGGACGATTTGAGTATCTTAAGCAGTAG
- the nlpM gene encoding nif11-like peptide radical SAM maturase produces the protein MYKKEVGPFHLFEYQGDHYLLNIEKMSAHRVSAELLPILHRLREPQATLPARQEQLLKSWDLIREGTEKDISVAKIEPVPITYMYLFLTQSCNLRCIYCYGDGGEYGTGGSMDITTARQAVDWLIAKSGKMKKIYLGFFGGEPFINFALMKTTVEYAKCKAQEAHKEVAFYVTTNATLLDDEKIAFIKEHHISVQISFDGPKEVQDAQRPYANGQGSYDSIVPKIQKLLALAPTVSGHAVLWGDTDPQLVKANLQDLGFTSISLSPASHSLFADESEKNSLRKTHVQLQALEQEAKTWLHHLRCRDIDSLRGLIACSAGYGVYPGMITLLHNRHKYHFCGVGRKMVGVSVTGDLYPCHRFVGNDDYKLGHVDNEKFNRDDYLQSPVYTQANCASCFARYYCAGGCLHDNLSSSGSLDIPSEEICRLRHRELELASVIVSNLSPDDQAFLVNEQIIPPKPCPLDF, from the coding sequence ATGTACAAAAAGGAAGTGGGTCCCTTTCACCTGTTTGAATACCAAGGCGATCATTATCTGCTAAATATCGAAAAGATGTCCGCCCATCGAGTGAGCGCGGAACTTTTGCCAATCTTGCATAGGCTCCGGGAGCCGCAAGCAACACTTCCTGCGAGGCAAGAACAACTGCTCAAGTCATGGGATCTAATTAGGGAAGGCACGGAGAAAGACATATCAGTCGCGAAGATAGAGCCTGTCCCCATCACTTATATGTACCTTTTCCTCACCCAATCTTGTAATCTTCGCTGTATTTACTGTTATGGCGACGGCGGCGAGTACGGAACCGGCGGCAGTATGGACATTACCACGGCTAGGCAAGCTGTGGATTGGCTTATCGCCAAGTCGGGGAAAATGAAAAAAATCTACTTAGGATTTTTTGGTGGCGAACCTTTTATTAATTTTGCACTGATGAAAACCACAGTGGAATATGCCAAATGCAAAGCTCAAGAAGCCCATAAAGAAGTTGCCTTTTATGTGACGACTAACGCTACATTATTAGATGACGAAAAAATCGCTTTTATTAAAGAACATCACATTTCTGTACAGATTAGCTTTGATGGTCCAAAGGAAGTCCAAGATGCCCAACGTCCCTATGCCAACGGTCAGGGCTCTTATGACTCGATTGTGCCAAAAATCCAAAAATTACTCGCCCTTGCTCCTACAGTTTCCGGACATGCGGTTCTTTGGGGTGATACTGATCCTCAACTTGTTAAGGCTAACCTGCAAGACCTAGGATTTACCTCCATCTCCCTTTCCCCGGCCTCCCATTCCCTCTTCGCTGATGAATCTGAAAAAAACAGCCTCCGCAAAACCCACGTACAACTCCAAGCTTTAGAACAAGAAGCGAAAACCTGGTTGCATCATCTCCGATGCAGAGACATAGATAGCCTCCGTGGCTTAATCGCATGTAGTGCAGGATATGGGGTTTACCCCGGTATGATAACCTTGCTGCACAATCGCCATAAATACCATTTTTGTGGTGTCGGTCGCAAGATGGTCGGTGTATCAGTAACAGGAGACCTCTATCCCTGTCACCGCTTTGTAGGCAACGATGACTATAAATTAGGTCATGTTGACAATGAAAAATTTAACCGAGATGATTATCTACAAAGCCCTGTTTACACTCAGGCAAACTGTGCCTCGTGCTTTGCTCGCTATTATTGTGCGGGTGGCTGCCTGCATGATAATCTTAGCTCTAGCGGCTCCCTAGACATTCCCTCAGAAGAGATCTGCCGCCTCAGGCACCGTGAACTTGAACTGGCCTCAGTCATCGTGTCAAACCTCAGCCCTGATGATCAAGCCTTTTTAGTCAATGAACAAATTATTCCTCCCAAACCCTGCCCTCTTGATTTTTAA
- a CDS encoding Nif11-like leader peptide family natural product precursor, translating into MSIESAKAFMEKMKTDQDFAKKVMAAKDAEERRVLVKEDGFDFSPAELKDLGDEMSDSELDAVAGGGCVLDSCGLRELF; encoded by the coding sequence ATGAGTATCGAATCCGCAAAAGCATTCATGGAGAAAATGAAAACTGATCAGGACTTTGCCAAGAAAGTTATGGCAGCCAAAGACGCAGAAGAGCGCCGGGTACTAGTAAAAGAGGATGGCTTCGATTTTAGCCCTGCAGAACTAAAGGATCTTGGCGATGAAATGAGTGACAGCGAGTTAGATGCTGTTGCCGGTGGCGGTTGCGTATTAGATTCCTGTGGCTTAAGAGAATTATTCTAA
- a CDS encoding RNA polymerase sigma factor, giving the protein MDFYNEATGRSFQIEGGSAILTQGSGRALIELVQEDENSFTESYNYYFPRINNYVHYRVADYHDAEDLVSQIVEKVFTKNHYYQKDKAPFSVWLFRIARNTITDYYRSRKGVHVISLDEYTKNIVAREPDPATIVELNEIQHHLLKAIACLSQREQEIIALKFWSGLSNREIAKLVDISESNTGVILFRAMRQLRIVLARQGMCVYE; this is encoded by the coding sequence TTGGATTTTTATAATGAGGCTACGGGCAGAAGTTTTCAGATCGAGGGGGGATCGGCCATATTAACTCAGGGGTCAGGAAGAGCACTGATTGAACTTGTGCAAGAGGATGAGAACTCCTTTACAGAGTCCTACAATTATTACTTTCCTCGGATTAATAATTATGTGCATTATCGGGTGGCCGATTATCATGATGCCGAAGATCTGGTCAGCCAAATCGTTGAGAAAGTATTTACCAAAAATCACTATTACCAGAAAGACAAAGCCCCTTTTTCTGTCTGGCTTTTTCGCATTGCCCGGAATACCATCACTGATTACTATCGAAGCCGAAAGGGAGTACATGTTATTTCCCTTGATGAATATACCAAAAACATTGTAGCTCGTGAGCCCGATCCGGCAACTATAGTGGAATTAAATGAGATCCAACATCACCTCCTCAAGGCCATTGCTTGCTTAAGTCAACGTGAACAAGAGATTATTGCTTTGAAGTTCTGGAGTGGCTTAAGCAATCGTGAGATCGCCAAGCTCGTTGACATCAGCGAAAGTAATACAGGGGTTATCCTCTTTCGGGCTATGCGACAGTTGCGCATAGTTTTGGCAAGACAAGGGATGTGTGTCTATGAATGA
- a CDS encoding CDGSH iron-sulfur domain-containing protein: protein MDEKKSECKIKIIKDGPYIVTGNVPLQESIITPKGKAYEYQPGRELPQAETYALCRCGKSKNPPFCDGSHVDCNFDGTETASRDRFEDRAELFKGPELDLLDDNRCAFARFCHSEKGNVWQLIEESDKEGFRELAIKTAVECPAGRLQVMDKTGKVIEPEYEPSIEILQDPERRVSGGIFVKGMIPLESEDGYIYELRNRYVLCRCGKSRKKPFCDATHVPMKYKDEQ, encoded by the coding sequence ATGGACGAGAAAAAAAGCGAATGTAAAATTAAGATCATCAAGGATGGCCCCTATATTGTGACTGGGAATGTTCCCTTGCAGGAAAGCATCATCACCCCTAAGGGCAAAGCCTACGAATACCAACCAGGACGCGAGTTACCGCAAGCTGAAACATATGCCTTATGTCGTTGCGGTAAGTCAAAGAATCCACCCTTCTGTGATGGCTCTCATGTCGATTGTAATTTTGATGGTACAGAGACGGCTTCACGAGACAGATTTGAAGATAGGGCTGAATTATTTAAAGGACCCGAATTAGATCTTTTGGATGACAATCGCTGCGCCTTTGCGCGTTTTTGTCACAGTGAGAAGGGGAATGTCTGGCAGCTAATCGAAGAGTCCGACAAAGAAGGGTTCCGGGAGCTGGCGATTAAAACGGCTGTCGAATGTCCGGCCGGAAGATTGCAGGTTATGGATAAAACCGGCAAGGTCATTGAACCGGAATACGAGCCGTCCATCGAGATACTTCAAGACCCTGAGAGGAGAGTCAGTGGCGGGATATTTGTCAAAGGCATGATTCCCCTAGAATCAGAAGACGGATATATATATGAGCTTAGAAACAGATATGTCTTGTGCCGTTGCGGAAAGTCGAGGAAAAAACCCTTCTGTGATGCGACACATGTACCGATGAAATACAAAGACGAACAATAA
- a CDS encoding YifB family Mg chelatase-like AAA ATPase — protein MFASVHGMAVFGIQAHLIQVEVDVSNGLPVFDIVGLPNTAVRESRERVRSAIKNSGFDFPLQRITVNLAPADLKKNGSGLDLPIAIGILAATGQCSAKSLTNRVFVGELSLEGHLRPVPGVLAMAVSLAQHSTYSLIVPPENIQEANLIEEIASGSADNLAQLASSLEKDLFLAQPQAEPSPEEIPSDNTINLSTVRGQQQAKRALEIAAAGGHNLLLLGPPGSGKTMLAKAYAGILPPLTRVESLEVTKIYSVAGLLGHMGQLIQARPFRQPHHSATAAGILGGGRDMKPGELILANHGVLFLDELPEFSREVLESLRQPLEDRELTLTRQRGSVKYPARLSIVASMNPCPCGWYGDPKRSCICSPRQIDNYRGRISGPLLDRFDLHIEVPRVEFDELHSHPESESSPTVQARVLQARQRQWTRLGESKTNAEMSAVETSAYCGLDSTGEQLLRNVFERQHLSARSHDRILRVARTIADLDSENHILPRHLAEALQYRALDRTVTY, from the coding sequence TTGTTTGCATCTGTGCATGGTATGGCGGTTTTCGGGATTCAGGCTCACTTAATACAGGTAGAGGTGGATGTCTCGAATGGTTTACCTGTGTTTGACATTGTTGGGCTTCCGAACACAGCAGTAAGGGAGTCACGCGAGAGAGTTCGTTCGGCCATTAAGAATTCTGGGTTTGATTTCCCTTTACAGCGCATCACGGTCAATTTGGCTCCGGCTGATCTGAAAAAGAACGGCTCTGGTCTGGATCTGCCGATTGCCATCGGTATCTTGGCGGCTACTGGACAATGTTCGGCCAAGAGCCTTACCAATAGAGTCTTTGTCGGTGAATTATCCCTAGAGGGGCATCTGCGTCCGGTACCCGGAGTCCTTGCTATGGCTGTATCTCTAGCACAGCACTCTACCTATAGCTTGATCGTCCCTCCCGAGAACATACAGGAAGCCAACCTAATTGAAGAAATCGCGAGTGGATCCGCGGATAATCTGGCACAGCTCGCCTCTTCTTTAGAGAAGGATCTATTCCTTGCCCAACCCCAAGCAGAACCTTCCCCCGAAGAGATACCTTCGGATAATACCATCAATTTAAGCACGGTACGTGGGCAACAGCAAGCGAAAAGAGCTTTAGAGATTGCCGCTGCCGGTGGTCACAATCTCCTCTTGCTTGGGCCTCCCGGCTCTGGAAAGACTATGCTTGCCAAAGCCTATGCTGGGATCCTCCCTCCTCTAACACGGGTGGAGAGCTTGGAAGTCACCAAAATATATAGTGTGGCCGGGTTGCTCGGTCACATGGGCCAGCTTATTCAGGCACGGCCTTTTCGCCAACCTCACCATTCGGCAACAGCGGCCGGTATTCTGGGGGGCGGGCGCGATATGAAACCCGGAGAGCTTATTCTTGCTAATCATGGGGTGCTGTTTCTCGATGAATTGCCGGAGTTTTCCCGGGAAGTGCTAGAATCTCTACGCCAACCCTTAGAAGATCGAGAGTTGACCCTTACCCGCCAACGAGGCAGTGTCAAATACCCAGCTCGACTGAGCATCGTCGCTAGCATGAATCCCTGTCCCTGCGGTTGGTACGGAGATCCGAAGCGTTCCTGCATCTGTTCACCACGGCAAATCGATAATTATCGGGGGCGCATATCTGGACCTTTACTTGACCGCTTTGATCTACATATTGAAGTTCCACGAGTGGAATTTGACGAGCTACATAGCCATCCGGAAAGTGAGTCCTCCCCAACTGTGCAAGCCCGTGTTCTTCAGGCTCGCCAGCGCCAATGGACTCGTCTGGGCGAAAGTAAGACTAATGCTGAAATGAGTGCGGTGGAAACATCAGCCTACTGTGGCCTAGATTCCACAGGTGAGCAGCTGCTGCGCAATGTCTTTGAGCGACAACACCTGAGCGCCCGCAGCCATGATCGAATTCTCCGGGTTGCCCGCACGATTGCTGATTTAGATAGCGAGAACCATATCCTTCCTCGTCATCTCGCCGAGGCGCTTCAATATAGGGCCCTGGACCGTACTGTTACATACTAA
- a CDS encoding aryl-sulfate sulfotransferase: MSPIKSEQIPHIIHQQSELEKGFLAEFAADNYTLANPLVKLNPYGTSPLTAMVLFETPAATEATIIVRGKEHLGDIRHTFPAGKRHILPVYGLYADYENKVDIVMANGQKNTITIKTEPLHPDVPVATSIKTTPEYMGNNLMFLTAAMRAMPVGYDYAGDIRWYATRNFAFDLKRLPNGHILVGTERLVKMPYFTTGLYEMAFSGKIFKEYVLPSGYHHDQFAMEDGNILVLTFDFYSGTVEDMCVLLDAKTGEILKSWDYKKVLPQNVAGSGSQDEHDWFHNNAVWYDKKTNSLSLSGRHQDAVINLDYETGELNWIIGDPEGWPQEMVEKYFFTPVGDGEFDWQYEQHACVVLPDGDIMMFDNGHYRAKNKENYWPNSKNFSRGVRYRIDTEKMTIEQVWQYGKERGAEYFSPYICNVEYYNEGHYLVHSGGIGCENGKTCEGMAVMKTMQPEFKDNVYTFNSITCEIKDDVLMYELQVPANCYRAEKLPLYYAHETVELGEGEILGHLIQTEETKMKIKAEVTGTLVPEHYLASITEEEDRILFNAIFDAGELAQLLLVDEAGGVKRYPINTVPQAFQAMCVGTFQKADPRNIDTYINKTGLSGKYNVQLVAEEKLYETGVSIKA, from the coding sequence ATGAGTCCGATTAAAAGTGAACAAATTCCTCATATTATCCATCAGCAAAGTGAGTTAGAAAAGGGATTTTTAGCAGAATTCGCAGCCGACAACTATACCCTTGCAAATCCCCTAGTCAAGCTTAATCCATATGGAACTTCTCCCTTGACGGCCATGGTATTATTTGAAACACCGGCAGCCACAGAAGCGACAATTATCGTACGTGGTAAAGAGCATCTCGGGGATATCCGCCATACCTTCCCGGCAGGTAAGCGTCATATTTTGCCCGTCTATGGCCTCTATGCTGATTACGAAAACAAAGTGGATATCGTCATGGCTAATGGCCAAAAAAACACCATAACCATCAAGACCGAACCTCTTCATCCCGATGTCCCGGTTGCTACCTCCATCAAGACGACACCTGAATACATGGGGAACAATCTGATGTTCCTGACTGCCGCTATGAGAGCGATGCCAGTCGGCTATGACTATGCAGGGGATATCCGTTGGTATGCCACGAGGAATTTTGCTTTTGATCTCAAGCGTTTACCCAACGGTCATATTCTCGTAGGTACTGAACGTTTAGTAAAAATGCCTTATTTCACCACAGGTCTCTACGAGATGGCTTTTAGTGGCAAGATTTTTAAAGAGTACGTTCTGCCCAGCGGCTATCATCATGATCAATTCGCCATGGAAGACGGCAATATCCTGGTGCTCACCTTTGATTTTTACTCAGGTACAGTAGAAGATATGTGTGTATTGTTGGATGCTAAGACAGGAGAAATTCTGAAGTCCTGGGATTACAAGAAAGTATTACCACAGAATGTGGCTGGTTCAGGAAGTCAAGATGAGCATGACTGGTTCCACAACAACGCCGTTTGGTACGATAAAAAGACCAACAGCTTAAGCTTATCTGGCCGTCACCAAGACGCTGTGATCAATCTTGACTATGAGACAGGAGAATTAAACTGGATTATCGGCGACCCGGAAGGCTGGCCTCAAGAGATGGTGGAAAAATACTTCTTCACCCCAGTTGGGGACGGAGAATTTGACTGGCAGTATGAGCAACACGCTTGTGTTGTGTTACCTGACGGGGATATCATGATGTTTGATAACGGTCACTACAGAGCAAAGAACAAAGAGAATTACTGGCCTAATAGCAAAAACTTCAGTCGTGGGGTCAGATACCGCATTGATACCGAAAAGATGACTATCGAGCAAGTATGGCAGTATGGCAAAGAACGGGGTGCTGAATATTTCTCACCTTACATTTGCAATGTCGAGTATTATAATGAAGGTCACTACTTGGTTCACTCCGGTGGAATCGGCTGTGAAAATGGCAAAACCTGCGAAGGTATGGCGGTCATGAAAACTATGCAACCGGAGTTTAAGGATAATGTCTATACCTTCAATTCCATCACCTGTGAGATCAAAGACGATGTGTTAATGTATGAATTGCAAGTGCCGGCCAACTGTTACCGCGCTGAAAAATTGCCGCTCTACTATGCTCACGAAACTGTCGAATTGGGCGAGGGTGAAATCCTTGGCCATCTAATTCAAACCGAAGAAACAAAAATGAAGATCAAAGCTGAAGTGACAGGTACACTGGTGCCGGAGCATTATCTAGCATCTATCACTGAAGAAGAAGATCGTATTCTCTTTAATGCTATCTTTGATGCCGGTGAGCTGGCTCAATTGCTCCTAGTGGATGAAGCCGGTGGGGTAAAACGTTATCCGATCAATACCGTACCCCAGGCCTTCCAAGCAATGTGCGTAGGAACCTTCCAAAAGGCTGATCCACGCAATATTGATACCTATATTAACAAGACTGGATTATCCGGGAAGTATAATGTCCAACTCGTGGCGGAAGAAAAACTCTATGAGACCGGAGTTAGCATCAAGGCTTAA
- a CDS encoding SLC13 family permease, with product MEPATGADNVTSVKKTLSPIDKKMYIHSFIGLAIIVIFWFMSPIEPITPVGMKVVGAFLGMVYLWSTVGSLWPSLLGLTGIALSGYAGQGAIGFKSVFLNAFGADTVLLTLFAMVLFGAMDEAGCTKYIARWLLTRKIINGRPYAFMGVVWFTCFVISTLVSPITGLILMWPITLRIMDTMGVKRSDKIWPYFFVGMFAVMTLGQPLFPFTGAQLIVVSAFGNMTGVPADMTPVPYAPYMALNFISTMLLLAVYILVLKFIVRPDISKLKGVDADQLAREQALPPMVWPQVLMMIMIPIYIIMLLVPSFLDRSIPVVSFLATLGPLGVTVAWVVFFCLIRYQGREVLDFKVVAYRQFNWGIFFMIAAAVYGANALSNDATGIKDFLLNALNPILGGQSEMGFVAIMFTVALIITNFANNAAMAVVLMPVILAFCGQMGLDPMPVAMGVTMMVFVAMLTPAASPHAGMMHGRTDVYNTGEIMRLGFPICVVTLVYYIFIGYPLAKLLF from the coding sequence ATGGAACCTGCTACTGGAGCTGACAACGTTACTTCTGTTAAAAAAACACTATCCCCTATTGATAAAAAAATGTATATCCATAGCTTTATTGGATTAGCAATTATAGTAATTTTTTGGTTTATGTCGCCGATTGAACCGATTACCCCAGTGGGAATGAAGGTCGTTGGTGCTTTTCTGGGTATGGTGTATTTGTGGTCGACCGTTGGTAGTCTGTGGCCAAGCTTGCTGGGCCTAACGGGCATTGCTTTATCCGGCTATGCGGGACAAGGCGCTATCGGCTTTAAATCCGTTTTTCTCAATGCCTTTGGCGCGGACACGGTTTTGCTGACATTGTTTGCTATGGTCTTGTTTGGCGCTATGGACGAAGCAGGATGCACCAAATATATTGCGCGCTGGCTGCTGACTAGAAAAATTATTAATGGCCGACCCTACGCTTTTATGGGTGTAGTTTGGTTTACCTGCTTTGTTATTTCCACCTTGGTATCACCGATCACTGGTTTGATCCTGATGTGGCCGATTACCTTGCGCATTATGGACACAATGGGAGTAAAACGCAGTGATAAAATCTGGCCCTATTTCTTTGTGGGTATGTTTGCCGTTATGACTTTGGGTCAACCCTTGTTCCCCTTTACCGGTGCTCAACTGATTGTTGTAAGTGCGTTTGGTAATATGACGGGTGTTCCCGCTGATATGACACCGGTGCCGTATGCGCCTTATATGGCCTTAAACTTTATAAGTACGATGCTACTTTTGGCCGTGTATATCCTCGTTTTGAAATTTATCGTGCGTCCAGATATCAGCAAGCTCAAGGGCGTCGATGCAGACCAGTTGGCCAGAGAACAGGCGCTGCCCCCGATGGTTTGGCCACAGGTGTTAATGATGATTATGATCCCTATATACATCATCATGCTGCTGGTGCCGAGCTTCTTGGATAGAAGTATTCCGGTGGTAAGTTTTTTAGCAACTCTAGGGCCTTTGGGCGTGACCGTAGCCTGGGTTGTCTTTTTCTGCCTCATTCGTTATCAGGGCAGAGAAGTATTGGATTTTAAAGTGGTTGCCTATAGGCAATTCAATTGGGGTATTTTCTTCATGATCGCTGCCGCAGTTTATGGAGCTAATGCCTTGTCAAATGATGCTACCGGTATTAAAGATTTCTTGCTGAACGCGTTGAACCCAATTCTGGGCGGACAATCAGAGATGGGCTTTGTAGCCATCATGTTTACAGTGGCATTGATCATTACCAATTTTGCCAACAACGCTGCTATGGCAGTAGTACTGATGCCGGTAATCCTGGCTTTCTGCGGTCAGATGGGCCTAGATCCGATGCCGGTGGCCATGGGAGTGACCATGATGGTTTTTGTGGCTATGTTGACTCCTGCCGCTTCTCCTCATGCCGGCATGATGCATGGTCGAACGGATGTCTATAACACCGGTGAAATTATGCGTTTGGGTTTTCCGATCTGCGTTGTCACTCTGGTATATTACATCTTCATTGGTTATCCGTTGGCTAAGTTGCTGTTTTAA